A genomic segment from Agelaius phoeniceus isolate bAgePho1 chromosome 2, bAgePho1.hap1, whole genome shotgun sequence encodes:
- the IFFO1 gene encoding non-homologous end joining factor IFFO1 isoform X6 yields MNPLFGPNLFLLPQEQQGLAGPELPPPPPAAEPLGGEPPAGPFPAPPAAMALRNDLGSNISVLKTLNLRFRCFLAKVHELERRNRQLEKQLQQALEEGAGGRGRGPPRRDQAVQTGFVGPIRTLGLGLGPGLGLGSARALGSPGSRPGGPGQPSAYSAGSRFMPGTIWSFSQARRLGPGPETTLVQGPGVSWVHPDGVGVQIDTITPEIRALYNVLAKVKRERDEYKRRWEEEYTVRVQLQDRVTELQEEAQEAEACQEELAMKVEQLKAELVVFKGLMSNNITELDTKIQEKAMKVDMDICRRIDITAKLCDVAQQRNCEDMIKMFQSLHLSPVKVPASVGRKRERRQVSDEDTSLSESDASRKPDEEEEDETTAMSINEEMQRMLNQLREYDFEDDCDSLTWEETEETLLLWEDFSGYAIAAAEVQGEQQDDSLEKVIKDTESLFKSREKEYQETIDQIELELATAKNDMNRHLHEYMEMCSMKRGLDVQMETCRRLITQSGDRKSPAFTPTSNSESAPNEESEESDRDPPSDASIR; encoded by the exons ATGAACCCGCTCTTCGGCCCCAACCTCTTCCTCCTGCcgcaggagcagcaggggctggcgGGCCCggagctgccgccgccgccgcccgccgccgagCCCCTGGGCGGGGAGCCGCCCGCCGGCCCCTTccccgcgccgcccgccgccatGGCCCTCCGCAACGACCTGGGCTCCAACATCAGCGTCCTCAAGACGCTAAACCTGCGGTTCCGCTGCTTCCTGGCCAAGGTCCATGAGCTGGAGCGGCGCAACcggcagctggaaaagcagctgcagcaggcgCTGGAGGAAGGGGcgggcggccgcggccgcggACCCCCGCGCCGGGACCAGGCGGTGCAGACCGGCTTCGTGGGTCCCATCCgcaccctggggctgggcctggggccggggctggggctgggctcggCCCGGGCGCTGGGGTcccccggctcccgccccgggggtcccggcCAGCCCTCCGCCTACTCCGCCGGCTCCCGCTTCATGCCCGGCACCATCTGGTCCTTCTCGCAAGCGCGGCGGCTCGGCCCGGGGCCCGAGACCACCCTGGTGCAGGGACCCGGCGTCTCCTGGGTCCACCCCGACGGCGTGGGTGTGCAGATCGACACCATCACCCCCGAGATCCGAGCCCTATACAACGTGCTGGCCAAGGTGAAGAGGGAGCGCGACGAGTACAAGCGCAG ATGGGAAGAGGAGTACACGGTGCGTGTCCAGCTTCAGGACCGGGTgactgagctgcaggag GAAGCCCAGGAGGCTGAAGCttgccaggaggagctggccaTGAAGGTGGagcagctcaaggcagagctTGTTGTCTTCAAGGGACTGATGAGCAAT AACATCACGGAGCTGGACACCAAGATCCAGGAGAAGGCCATGAAGGTGGACATGGACATCTGCCGTCGCATCGACATCACTGCCAAGCTGTGTGACGTGGCACAGCAGCGGAACTGCGAGGACATGATCAAGATGTTTCAG TCTCTGCACTTGTCTCCCGTTAAGGTCCCAGCCTCGGTGGGGCGGAAGCGGGAGCGCAGGCAGGTCAGCGACGAGGACACCTCGCTGTCGGAGAGCGATGCCTCCCGGAAGCccgacgaggaggaggaggacgagaCCACGGCCATGAGTATCAATGAGGAAATGCAGAGGATGCTGAACCAGCT GAGGGAATATGACTTTGAGGACGACTGTGACAGCCTCACGTGGGAGGAGACAGAAGAAACGCTGCTCCTCTGGGAGGACTTCTCTGGATACGCCATTGCAGCCGCAGAGGTGCAGGGGGAG cagcaggatgACAGCCTGGAGAAGGTGATCAAGGACACGGAGTCGCTGTTCAAGAGCCGTGAGAAGGAGTACCAGGAAACCATCGACCAAATAGAg CTGGAACTGGCCACAGCCAAAAATGACATGAACCGGCACCTCCACGAGTACATGGAGATGTGCAGCATGAAGCGAGGCTTGGATGTGCAGATGGAGACTTGCCGGCGGCTCATCACCCAGTCTGGGGACAG AAAGTCTCCTGCCTTCACCCCGACCTCCAACAGCGAGTCAGCCCCGAATGAGGAGAGCGAGGAATCCGACCGCGATCCCCCCAGCGATGCTTCCATCAGATAA